From the Acidilutibacter cellobiosedens genome, one window contains:
- a CDS encoding PHP domain-containing protein codes for MILTADLHIHTTYSDGLLTPDEVIKIAFRKGLYAISITDHDTVAGIRKFENSQVKVIPGIEFGCVFEGEDVHILGYFSKYFLPKISEKVSFLKEKRIERCSEIIKKLNNQGLKIDMEDVCIYTQNGLIGRPHIARALIEKGYVHSMREAFDLYLNRGCPAYVERCSLSIKETIDLIHEEEGIAVLAHPGLIKRKEIIDYVIKEGIDGLEVIHSKHTHEDVVYFLSLAKKKNLLITGGSDSHGDLIDGEYLIGRYYVPVDNLMKGERRISIDQL; via the coding sequence TTGATTTTAACTGCAGATTTACATATTCATACAACTTATTCCGATGGATTGCTAACTCCTGATGAAGTTATTAAAATAGCTTTTCGAAAAGGTTTATATGCCATAAGTATTACCGATCATGATACTGTTGCGGGGATAAGAAAATTTGAAAATAGTCAAGTTAAAGTTATTCCCGGCATTGAATTTGGCTGTGTATTTGAAGGAGAAGACGTTCATATATTAGGATATTTTTCAAAATATTTTTTGCCTAAAATTAGTGAAAAGGTTAGTTTTTTGAAAGAAAAAAGAATCGAGAGATGTTCCGAGATTATAAAAAAACTGAATAATCAAGGATTGAAGATAGATATGGAAGATGTTTGTATTTATACCCAAAATGGTTTAATCGGGAGGCCTCATATAGCGAGAGCGCTGATTGAAAAGGGATATGTACATTCTATGAGGGAAGCTTTTGATCTGTATCTGAACAGGGGTTGCCCGGCTTATGTGGAAAGATGCAGCTTGTCTATTAAAGAAACTATAGATTTAATTCATGAAGAAGAAGGAATAGCTGTATTGGCTCATCCGGGATTAATAAAAAGAAAAGAAATTATAGATTATGTTATAAAGGAAGGAATAGACGGATTAGAAGTGATTCATTCAAAGCATACTCATGAAGATGTTGTATATTTTTTAAGTTTGGCCAAGAAGAAAAATCTTTTGATAACAGGAGGTTCCGATTCTCATGGAGATTTGATAGATGGGGAATATTTAATTGGAAGGTATTATGTTCCTGTTGATAATCTGATGAAGGGTGAAAGGAGGATAAGTATTGACCAATTATAA
- a CDS encoding metallophosphoesterase family protein yields MKILYFTDTHIRGTTPQNRKDNLVETLEKKFNEVIGIINEENIDYVIHGGDLFDRPDVSVSIVSKFAEILNKIKVPIYIVSGNHDIYGHNPETLGKTMLGLLNAINILHVIDSGEKIILEKNGVKVQLTGQPYIYNLDDPINRDKYIIKSKPDNIKYLIHVVHGMLLDRPFIKGIPYTLIDDIKETKADITLCGHYHSGFGIKIIDGKYFINPGSLIRITNSVKEIERIPQVVIMDLSKKIDIKLVPLKTAQKGELILDRKEIENYMYKNERLNEFKQSIDETVNFDKLDINKILSEISHTEGIKPQVKEEALRRIASSQIKFSGDDI; encoded by the coding sequence GTGGAGACTTTGGAGAAAAAATTTAATGAGGTAATCGGGATAATAAATGAAGAAAATATTGATTATGTAATTCACGGAGGAGATCTTTTCGACAGGCCTGATGTTTCGGTTTCGATAGTAAGTAAGTTTGCGGAAATATTGAATAAAATTAAAGTTCCCATATATATAGTCTCTGGCAACCATGATATATACGGCCATAATCCTGAAACATTGGGTAAAACCATGCTTGGACTTTTAAATGCGATTAACATTCTTCATGTTATCGACAGCGGAGAAAAGATTATACTTGAAAAGAATGGTGTAAAAGTTCAACTAACAGGCCAGCCGTATATTTATAATTTAGACGATCCTATTAACAGAGATAAATACATTATAAAGTCTAAGCCTGATAATATAAAATATCTCATTCATGTAGTTCATGGAATGCTTTTGGACAGACCATTTATAAAAGGGATCCCTTATACTCTGATAGATGATATAAAGGAAACTAAAGCGGATATTACTTTATGCGGACATTATCATTCGGGATTTGGAATTAAGATTATAGATGGAAAATATTTTATCAATCCGGGAAGCTTAATACGTATCACAAACAGTGTTAAAGAAATTGAAAGAATTCCTCAGGTGGTTATTATGGATCTTTCAAAGAAAATAGATATAAAACTTGTTCCATTAAAAACAGCTCAAAAGGGAGAATTAATCCTTGACAGAAAGGAAATAGAAAACTATATGTACAAGAACGAAAGGTTGAATGAATTTAAACAATCTATAGATGAAACGGTTAATTTTGACAAACTGGATATCAATAAAATACTTTCGGAAATATCACATACAGAAGGAATTAAACCCCAAGTAAAAGAAGAGGCTCTAAGACGAATTGCTTCTTCCCAGATTAAGTTTTCAGGAGATGATATATGA
- a CDS encoding stage V sporulation protein S: MDVLKVSAKSSPNSVAGALAGVLREKGSAEIQAIGAGALNQAVKAVAIARGFVAPSGIDLICIPAFTDIEIDGEERTAIKLIIEPR; the protein is encoded by the coding sequence ATGGATGTATTAAAAGTATCAGCAAAATCAAGTCCAAATTCTGTTGCAGGAGCTCTTGCGGGAGTATTAAGAGAAAAAGGTTCTGCCGAGATTCAAGCTATTGGTGCGGGGGCTTTGAACCAGGCTGTCAAGGCAGTTGCCATTGCCAGAGGTTTTGTTGCACCCAGCGGTATTGATTTAATATGTATACCAGCTTTTACAGACATTGAAATTGACGGTGAGGAAAGAACAGCTATTAAGTTAATTATTGAGCCGAGATAG
- a CDS encoding AAA family ATPase yields the protein MTYIKKVILENFQSHKHTEILFDEHLNVIVGPSDQGKSAIIRGIQWALFNEPSGDFFIREGEKECSIIIYFSDNTAIKRYKSRSKNLYYYYDEFGKETIYEGFGLEVPKEIVDKIKIRKIFLSGKQSNAINISEQLEGPFLLSENTNTRANAIGRLIGVHIVDDAIKDTLKDKTNLNSLKKNNEEQYQNLSDDLKKYDYLDDLKRILDKFEIIQGSINEKQAKLEKLIGIRKDYIDCSNNIGNVKSIINRLENIDIVKEKSDRLNNCIRIYNIVNSKKVNLINIDEKINENLNILKYSSNIDEMGNILINLDDKTKKLLLLKSIDEKYRYINKNLSDSNLIIENLKTIYIVSNMTDDIEKNIHGLNNLSTIYKNLMDLDKRIEQGNNYIKKFKNISEGDLLVQNISGKLKGFNTFINVEKRYTDILSNINNTNKIIKDEKDNISLFLEEYKSLLLKLGICPLCLSKIDSKTIEKIISNYS from the coding sequence ATGACCTATATCAAGAAGGTGATTTTAGAAAATTTTCAATCTCATAAACATACTGAAATACTGTTTGATGAGCATTTAAATGTGATAGTAGGTCCTTCTGACCAAGGAAAGAGTGCTATAATCAGAGGAATTCAATGGGCATTGTTTAATGAACCCTCAGGAGATTTTTTTATAAGAGAAGGAGAAAAGGAATGTAGCATAATCATATATTTTAGTGACAATACAGCTATTAAAAGATATAAGAGCAGAAGCAAAAATTTGTATTATTATTATGACGAATTTGGAAAAGAAACTATATACGAGGGATTTGGTCTTGAAGTTCCAAAAGAAATAGTCGATAAGATTAAAATAAGAAAGATTTTCTTATCCGGAAAACAATCTAATGCCATCAATATAAGCGAACAATTGGAAGGTCCATTTCTTTTATCGGAAAATACGAATACAAGGGCAAATGCCATAGGACGGTTAATAGGAGTACATATAGTAGATGATGCGATAAAGGATACATTGAAAGATAAGACAAATTTAAATAGCTTAAAGAAAAACAACGAAGAACAATATCAAAATCTGTCCGATGATCTTAAAAAATATGATTATTTAGACGATTTAAAAAGAATATTAGATAAATTTGAAATAATACAAGGGAGTATAAATGAGAAACAAGCCAAATTAGAAAAATTGATTGGTATCAGAAAGGACTACATAGATTGTTCGAATAATATAGGAAACGTTAAGAGCATTATAAACAGATTAGAAAATATTGATATAGTAAAAGAAAAATCAGACAGATTAAATAATTGTATCAGAATATATAATATAGTAAACAGTAAAAAGGTCAATTTAATTAATATAGATGAGAAGATAAATGAAAACTTAAATATATTGAAATATTCATCTAATATAGATGAAATGGGTAATATTTTAATTAATCTCGATGATAAAACAAAGAAGTTATTGCTATTAAAATCAATAGATGAAAAATACAGATATATTAATAAAAATTTATCTGATAGTAATTTAATAATAGAAAATTTGAAGACCATATATATTGTTAGTAATATGACGGATGATATCGAAAAGAATATTCACGGATTAAACAACCTTTCAACCATATATAAAAATCTCATGGATTTGGACAAGAGAATAGAACAGGGAAATAATTATATAAAAAAATTTAAAAATATTTCTGAAGGTGATCTTTTAGTTCAGAATATAAGCGGTAAATTAAAGGGATTTAATACTTTTATTAATGTAGAAAAGCGTTACACTGATATTCTAAGCAATATAAATAATACAAATAAGATTATCAAAGATGAAAAGGATAATATATCATTATTTCTCGAAGAATATAAATCCTTATTATTGAAACTGGGTATTTGTCCCCTTTGTTTAAGTAAGATAGATTCAAAAACAATTGAAAAGATAATATCAAATTATAGTTAA
- a CDS encoding PadR family transcriptional regulator, which produces MTNYKGERNRQFPSKISTTSFVKLYILHLLKEKSYYGNEIIDEIKLRMENKWIPSPGMVYPLLREMEEKGYIIGSWDQPDKRSIRRYRITDEGYKHYKIILLQYKTIFEDSLIIIKNTLKDIYNIKI; this is translated from the coding sequence TTGACCAATTATAAAGGTGAAAGAAATAGGCAGTTTCCATCTAAGATAAGCACGACGTCTTTTGTAAAATTATATATACTTCATCTGCTTAAAGAGAAAAGTTATTATGGAAATGAGATAATTGATGAAATCAAGTTAAGAATGGAAAATAAATGGATTCCAAGTCCCGGAATGGTATATCCTCTATTAAGGGAAATGGAAGAGAAGGGATATATAATAGGTTCTTGGGATCAGCCTGATAAAAGATCTATAAGAAGATATCGCATTACCGATGAGGGGTATAAACATTATAAAATAATTCTTCTCCAATACAAGACAATATTTGAAGATTCTTTGATAATAATTAAAAATACATTAAAAGATATATATAACATTAAAATCTAA
- a CDS encoding pyridoxal phosphate-dependent aminotransferase — protein MNLNLSKKGLSIAPSVTLEITAKAKAMKAKGIDVVEFGVGEPDFNTPSNISEEGIKAIKEGKTKYTPASGIIELKEAICKKFSRDNGLKYNPNNIVISNGAKQSLYNSLMAILDPGDEVIVSIPYWVSYPQLVQIAGGVPVYVQTKEENGFKCKVEDLDAVLTKKTKAIILNSPNNPTGIIYNSSDLKAIAEWAVKNNIFVISDEIYEKLIYGGEKHTSIASLGDDIKRLTMVVNGMSKAYAMTGWRIGYVAADEKVAKVMGSIQSHITSHPCSIAQYASVEGLNGNQDSVENMRKQFEERRNHMVKKVNSIEGLSCKMPKGAFYVMVNYKKLKGKTIKGKEIRSSLDFAQLLLEEGKVAVIPGAAFGEDDYIRLSYATSLENIEKGTNRIKDVIEN, from the coding sequence ATGAACCTGAATTTATCAAAAAAAGGATTAAGCATTGCTCCGTCTGTTACTCTTGAGATAACCGCTAAAGCCAAAGCGATGAAAGCAAAAGGGATAGATGTTGTTGAGTTTGGTGTTGGTGAACCCGATTTCAATACACCTTCTAATATTTCCGAAGAAGGTATAAAGGCAATTAAGGAGGGAAAAACAAAATATACTCCTGCCTCTGGTATAATCGAATTAAAAGAAGCTATCTGTAAAAAATTTAGCAGGGATAACGGATTGAAATATAATCCAAATAACATCGTAATTTCAAACGGGGCAAAGCAATCCTTATACAATTCCCTTATGGCTATATTGGATCCGGGAGATGAAGTTATTGTTTCTATTCCTTATTGGGTAAGTTATCCCCAGCTTGTACAAATTGCAGGAGGGGTTCCGGTATATGTTCAAACAAAAGAAGAAAATGGTTTTAAATGCAAAGTGGAGGATTTGGACGCGGTTTTAACCAAAAAGACAAAAGCTATAATACTTAACAGTCCGAATAATCCTACAGGTATTATATATAATTCTTCCGATTTAAAGGCTATAGCAGAATGGGCAGTAAAAAATAATATTTTCGTTATTTCGGATGAAATCTATGAGAAGCTCATATATGGAGGAGAGAAACATACAAGCATAGCTTCATTAGGTGATGATATTAAAAGATTGACCATGGTTGTAAACGGTATGTCAAAGGCTTATGCCATGACAGGATGGAGAATAGGATATGTCGCAGCAGATGAAAAGGTAGCAAAGGTTATGGGAAGTATCCAAAGCCATATTACATCCCATCCGTGTTCCATAGCTCAATATGCCAGTGTAGAGGGATTAAACGGAAATCAGGATAGTGTTGAAAATATGAGAAAACAGTTTGAAGAAAGAAGAAACCATATGGTGAAAAAGGTAAATTCCATTGAAGGCTTGAGCTGTAAAATGCCAAAGGGTGCTTTTTATGTAATGGTTAATTATAAAAAGTTAAAGGGAAAGACAATAAAAGGAAAGGAAATTAGAAGTTCCCTTGATTTTGCACAACTTCTTCTTGAGGAAGGAAAGGTAGCGGTAATACCGGGAGCAGCTTTTGGAGAAGATGATTACATAAGGCTTTCTTATGCGACTTCTTTAGAAAATATAGAAAAGGGAACAAATAGAATTAAAGATGTAATTGAGAATTAG
- the rny gene encoding ribonuclease Y: protein MELLKLVISAIIGIIAGFYIRRTISEGKIKNSEELAKKILDDANKDAETKKKEVLLEAKEEIHKMRSEFEKESRERRNELQKLERRLMHREESLDRKSESLEKKDDLVSKKIKELDEKEELINQLYEKQVEELERLSGLTSEEAKELLLNDVKKEITHESAIMIKEIESKAKEEADKKAREIISCAIQKCASDHVAETTVTVVPLPNDEMKGRIIGREGRNIRTLETLTGIDLIIDDTPEAVVLSGFDPIRREVARIALEKLIIDGRIHPARIEEMVEKAKKEVENIIREAGEQAAFECGINGLHPELIKLLGRLKYRTSYGQNVLRHSIEVSRLAGVMASELGADVKIAKRAGLLHDIGKAVDHEVEGPHVTIGVDLAKKYKESKEVLHAIAAHHGDIEPQTVEAVLVQAADAISAARPGARRETLEAYIKRLEKLEEIANSFEGIEKSYAIQAGREIRIMVKPELINDDEIVHTAREIVKRVEEELDYPGQIKVNVIRETRAIEYAK, encoded by the coding sequence ATTGAACTTCTAAAATTAGTTATAAGTGCCATAATTGGAATCATCGCTGGTTTTTATATAAGAAGAACAATCAGTGAAGGAAAGATAAAAAATTCTGAGGAATTAGCCAAGAAAATTTTAGATGATGCAAATAAAGATGCAGAAACAAAGAAAAAAGAAGTGTTATTGGAAGCAAAAGAAGAGATTCATAAGATGAGAAGTGAATTTGAAAAAGAAAGCAGAGAAAGAAGAAATGAACTTCAAAAATTAGAAAGACGGTTAATGCATAGAGAAGAATCTCTTGATAGAAAAAGTGAAAGTTTAGAAAAAAAGGATGATTTAGTTTCTAAAAAAATAAAGGAATTAGATGAGAAAGAAGAGCTTATAAATCAGCTTTATGAAAAGCAAGTTGAAGAATTGGAAAGATTATCAGGCTTGACGTCAGAAGAAGCCAAGGAATTGCTTCTCAATGATGTTAAGAAAGAAATAACTCATGAATCTGCTATAATGATTAAAGAAATTGAGAGCAAGGCAAAGGAGGAAGCTGATAAAAAAGCCAGGGAAATCATTTCCTGTGCCATCCAAAAATGTGCTTCTGATCATGTTGCTGAGACTACGGTGACGGTAGTTCCTTTGCCAAATGATGAAATGAAAGGCAGAATCATTGGAAGAGAAGGTAGAAATATTAGAACTTTAGAAACACTTACGGGAATTGATTTGATTATAGATGATACACCGGAAGCCGTAGTTCTTTCAGGATTTGATCCTATAAGAAGAGAAGTTGCGAGAATTGCATTGGAAAAGTTGATAATCGATGGAAGAATACATCCGGCAAGAATAGAGGAAATGGTTGAAAAAGCCAAAAAGGAAGTAGAGAATATCATAAGAGAAGCGGGAGAGCAAGCTGCTTTTGAATGCGGAATAAACGGTTTACACCCTGAACTTATAAAACTATTGGGTAGACTTAAATATAGAACAAGTTACGGGCAAAATGTATTAAGGCATTCTATTGAAGTTTCTCGTTTAGCAGGAGTGATGGCATCGGAATTGGGTGCTGATGTTAAAATTGCTAAAAGAGCAGGACTTTTGCACGATATAGGTAAGGCTGTAGATCATGAAGTTGAAGGACCTCATGTTACAATTGGAGTGGATTTGGCTAAGAAATATAAGGAGTCGAAGGAAGTGCTTCATGCAATTGCTGCTCATCATGGAGATATTGAACCACAAACAGTTGAAGCGGTGTTAGTTCAGGCGGCGGATGCCATATCTGCTGCAAGACCGGGAGCAAGAAGAGAAACGCTGGAAGCATACATCAAAAGACTTGAAAAACTTGAAGAAATAGCTAATTCTTTTGAGGGAATCGAGAAATCTTATGCCATACAAGCAGGTCGTGAGATAAGAATAATGGTTAAACCGGAATTAATTAATGATGATGAGATTGTTCATACTGCCAGAGAGATAGTCAAAAGAGTAGAAGAGGAACTTGACTATCCGGGTCAAATAAAGGTAAATGTAATAAGAGAGACAAGGGCAATAGAATATGCAAAATAA
- a CDS encoding AAA family ATPase yields MISNLEDLNKNIDNLKRLYSKESGKKEKILEQMEKVKKEINEIDSKIDLLEEVNLLLQKTSEFAREQSKKQIETLVTNCLQYVFENDMEFNIDIVELRNKPNAEFYVISRYGTHTIKTKPELSRGGGVVDVISLALRIAFMQIYRPQICGPLILDEPAKHVSEEYIFNVADFLQKTSEMFNKQIIMVTHNNYLSSIGTNAYRVELKGSESIVRKITPD; encoded by the coding sequence ATGATATCCAATTTAGAAGACCTTAATAAAAACATAGATAATTTAAAAAGACTGTATTCTAAGGAAAGCGGAAAGAAAGAAAAAATACTGGAACAGATGGAGAAAGTGAAAAAGGAAATAAATGAAATCGATTCAAAGATCGATTTATTGGAAGAAGTAAATTTATTGCTTCAGAAAACTTCCGAATTTGCGAGGGAACAATCTAAAAAGCAGATAGAAACGTTAGTAACTAATTGTTTGCAGTATGTTTTTGAAAATGACATGGAATTCAATATTGATATAGTAGAATTAAGAAATAAACCTAATGCTGAGTTTTATGTAATTTCCCGTTATGGTACTCATACCATAAAGACAAAACCGGAGTTATCAAGAGGAGGAGGAGTTGTAGACGTTATTTCTTTAGCATTGAGAATTGCTTTTATGCAGATATACAGACCACAAATATGCGGCCCCCTCATATTAGACGAACCTGCTAAACATGTGAGCGAAGAATATATATTCAACGTAGCGGATTTTTTGCAGAAAACTTCGGAGATGTTCAATAAGCAGATTATAATGGTTACTCATAATAATTATTTGTCATCTATCGGAACAAATGCCTACCGAGTAGAATTAAAGGGCTCAGAAAGCATTGTAAGGAAGATAACGCCTGATTAA